Proteins co-encoded in one Methanotorris formicicus Mc-S-70 genomic window:
- the frhA gene encoding coenzyme F420 hydrogenase subunit alpha — protein sequence MGKVVEIHPTTRHEGHAKLVLKVDDEGIVEKGYYLSVTPVRGFEKFLVGKPAEFAPIAVMRFCGVCPVAHAISSVEAIEDACNITPPKDGLLLRELIGIANKMHSHPLHQFLISPDFVPEKDRVEFIKRVQKMRKIAQYIVDVVGGEGIHPPNIRIGGMAKNITESAKAKIYYKCKEYEKLAKEQIEYLVPIFESKTLADGTELPEKLGYHDFGYIATHPTYGDRTAIDQSKVVEYASFEFYEKDVALQASTTIPTYNGRLAEVGPRARFRKFFDFKEKGAMAINIARTYELEVLVKRAMEILDELNVNGKTLSDESIIGDGEKVGLGVHEAARGHNTHQAAIDKRGNIVYYNAIVATTWNIPVIGKAIEGNHYKFAEYVVRAYDPCISCATHIIVKDYDNRVVDEKILK from the coding sequence ATGGGTAAGGTTGTGGAGATTCATCCTACAACGCGACATGAAGGACATGCAAAGTTGGTTTTAAAGGTTGATGATGAAGGAATTGTTGAGAAAGGATATTATTTAAGTGTAACCCCAGTTAGAGGATTTGAAAAGTTTTTAGTTGGTAAACCAGCAGAATTTGCACCTATTGCAGTTATGAGGTTTTGTGGAGTTTGTCCAGTAGCTCATGCAATTTCATCAGTTGAGGCAATAGAAGACGCATGTAACATAACACCTCCAAAAGATGGCTTGTTGTTGAGGGAGTTGATAGGGATTGCAAATAAAATGCACTCTCATCCATTGCATCAGTTTTTAATATCGCCCGATTTTGTTCCAGAGAAGGATAGGGTAGAGTTTATAAAAAGAGTCCAAAAAATGAGGAAAATTGCCCAATATATTGTTGATGTTGTTGGAGGGGAAGGAATTCATCCACCAAACATTAGAATTGGAGGAATGGCAAAGAACATAACAGAATCTGCGAAGGCAAAAATATACTACAAATGCAAAGAATATGAAAAACTTGCAAAAGAACAAATAGAATATTTAGTTCCAATATTTGAGAGCAAGACATTAGCTGATGGAACAGAACTGCCAGAAAAACTTGGGTATCATGATTTTGGTTATATAGCAACTCATCCAACCTATGGAGATAGAACAGCAATCGACCAGAGTAAGGTTGTAGAATATGCTTCTTTTGAGTTTTATGAAAAAGATGTTGCATTGCAAGCATCAACAACAATCCCAACATACAATGGGAGATTGGCAGAAGTTGGACCAAGAGCAAGGTTTAGAAAATTCTTTGATTTTAAAGAAAAAGGTGCCATGGCGATAAATATAGCAAGAACTTATGAATTGGAGGTTTTAGTTAAGAGAGCAATGGAAATTCTTGATGAACTAAACGTGAACGGAAAAACATTATCTGATGAGTCAATAATTGGAGATGGTGAAAAAGTAGGTTTAGGTGTTCATGAGGCAGCAAGGGGACACAATACACACCAAGCAGCAATAGACAAGAGGGGAAATATAGTTTATTACAATGCGATTGTTGCAACAACATGGAACATTCCAGTTATTGGTAAGGCAATTGAGGGAAACCATTATAAGTTTGCGGAGTATGTTGTTAGGGCTTATGACCCATGTATTTCATGTGCGACCCACATAATTGTTAAGGATTATGATAATAGAGTGGTTGATGAGAAAATACTAAAATAA
- a CDS encoding hydrogenase iron-sulfur subunit, producing the protein MSEWEPKIIGFCCNWCTYGGADTAGVGRMQYPPSIRIIRVMCSGRIEPSLVLKAFKEGADGVFVGGCHLGDCHYDSGNYKWQRRVMMLYELLEELGIERERLRHEWISASEGEKFQQTMIEFYNTIKSLGPCKLKEKLNK; encoded by the coding sequence ATGTCTGAATGGGAGCCAAAAATTATTGGGTTTTGTTGCAACTGGTGTACCTATGGTGGAGCAGATACCGCAGGAGTGGGAAGGATGCAGTATCCTCCAAGCATAAGGATAATTAGAGTCATGTGTTCTGGAAGAATTGAGCCATCCCTTGTTTTAAAAGCATTTAAAGAAGGTGCAGATGGTGTTTTTGTTGGAGGTTGCCACTTAGGGGATTGCCACTACGATTCTGGGAATTACAAATGGCAAAGAAGAGTCATGATGCTATACGAATTATTAGAAGAGTTGGGCATTGAAAGGGAAAGATTGAGGCACGAGTGGATTTCCGCATCAGAAGGGGAGAAGTTTCAGCAAACGATGATTGAATTCTACAATACAATAAAATCCCTTGGACCTTGCAAATTAAAAGAAAAATTAAACAAATAA
- the frhD gene encoding coenzyme F420-reducing hydrogenase, FrhD protein, which produces MPEYLNKEILILGCGNVLFGDDGFGYAVVNKLNALKEKIPILNSDKIGIIDAGTGASHFILSLIDENTPIRKIIIIDAIDFGLKPGELIKLYPNDLPKIKKYYIDAHDMPLAGMIKEISEKYGIKVVVIGCQSKNMTAPDICLELSEEVKKSVDKAVEMVLDELSK; this is translated from the coding sequence ATGCCAGAATATTTGAATAAAGAAATTTTAATCCTTGGATGTGGAAATGTTCTGTTTGGTGATGATGGGTTTGGCTATGCGGTTGTAAACAAGTTAAATGCATTAAAAGAAAAAATTCCCATCCTAAATTCTGATAAAATAGGGATTATTGATGCTGGAACTGGAGCATCTCACTTTATACTTTCTTTAATTGATGAAAATACGCCAATAAGGAAGATTATAATCATAGATGCAATTGATTTTGGATTAAAGCCGGGAGAATTAATAAAATTGTATCCAAATGACTTGCCAAAGATAAAAAAATACTACATAGATGCTCATGATATGCCTCTTGCAGGGATGATAAAGGAGATTAGCGAAAAATATGGCATAAAAGTTGTAGTTATTGGATGCCAATCAAAAAACATGACTGCCCCAGATATATGCCTTGAATTGTCAGAGGAAGTTAAAAAATCTGTTGATAAAGCTGTTGAGATGGTTTTGGATGAGTTATCAAAATAA